GCGATGCCAGAAGTACTTCCATCGTACCGCGCTCCTTTTCCCGGACGATGGAGATCGAAGTCATGATGGCACAGATTATCATCAGCACCAATCCCATGATTCCGGGCACAAAAGTGTATGCCGATTTCATTTCGGGATTGTAAAGCAGTTTATTCTCCACTTCAATCCGATAAGGGATGCTGTTGAGTCGCAGCATTTCCTGCTGGTACTCGCCAACGATAGCGGTTACGTATCCGGCTACAATGGTTCCCGTATTTGGATTGGATGCGTCGGCAATGATCTGCAGTTGAGCTTTCTTTGAATGGACAAGGTTCTCGTTGAAATTTTGTTCGTACACGATGGCCACATCCGTTTCCCCTCGTTGCAGCAACTTGTTTATCTCATCGGGCGAGTACACATATCCCTGCATATGGAAATAGGGATTCGCCATAAGGCGTTCGGTAATATCGCGTGTGGCGGCATCTTGTGCCGGATCGAAGACCACGGTACGGATATGTTGTACTTCCATATTGATAGCGAATCCGAACAACAAAATCTGCACAACCGGCATTCCCAGAAGGATCAGCATGGTGCGTCCGTCACGGAGTATGTGGTAGAATTCCTTATGTACGAAAGAGAAAAATTGCTTCATATCAATTGTCTATTATCCATTATCCATTCTTGTCGCTTTTCTGGCCAACTTCCGGAATACCTCATCCATGCTTTCCGCCTGATGAATTTCCTTGAGGTTGCCGGGGCTGTCCAACGTTTCAATTCTTCCGTCGACCATTATCGATACTCGGTGACAATATTCGGCTTCATCCATGTAGTGCGTGGTTACAAAAACCGTGATCCCACGGTCGGAAGCTTCGTAAATCATTTCCCAGAACTGGCGCCGCATGGCCGGATCGACTCCGCCGGTAGGTTCATCAAGAAAAACAATTTGAGGCGTGTGAAAAACAGCTACCGAAAAAGCGAGTTTCTGCTTCCAACCCAACGGCAGGGATTTAACCAAAGTGTTTCGTTCACTTTCGAACCTCAACCGGTGAAGCAATTCATCCGTTTTTTCTTTTATCTCTTTGTCTGTCAACCCGTAAATCCCACCAAAAAGGCGTATATTTTCCCATACTTTCAGGTCTTCGTACAACGAAAAACGCTGACTCATATATCCGATGCTGCGTTTTATCTTCTCGTTTTCTTTCAGGATATCGTATCCGGCCACCGTCCCTTTTCCTGATGTAGGCTTGCTGATCCCGCACAGCATCTGCATGGCAGTGGTCTTCCCGGCGCCGTTAGCACCCAGAAAACCAAATACTTCCCCTTTGCGGACATCGAAGGAGATACGGTCAACAGCGGTGAAGTTGCCAAACTTTTTCGTCAATCCCGAGACATTTATTACAATATCACTTTCCATTCTTCACGTTTCACTTGTCAACGCCATGAAACAATCCTCCACAGTCGGCGTCGTAACATTGATCTGCACTTTTGAATACCCTTTTTCTTTTAGATAGTATTGAAGCCCGGCGACCGGTAAATCCGGCTGAACGGTAACATGGTGTTCATTTCCGAACGCAAAGCAGGTTTTCACCTTTGGATGCGCCCGTAAATCGTGCAACGATGCCGATAAATTTTCAGTTTGTACCGTCCACAAGGTTTCTGTATAACGGTTTATGATGTTTTGCGGCGTATCGGTAGCGATAAAGCTTCCTTCGCGCATTAACGCAATGCGGTCGCATAGGCTTGCCTCGTCCATATATGCCGTGGAAACCAAAACGGTTATCCCTTCGGATTTCAACCGCTCCAGCATATCCCAGAATTCTTTCCGGGAAACAGGGTCCACACCGGTTGTGGGTTCGTCAAGAATCAGTACTCCGGGTTTGTGTATCAACGCGCAACTGAGAGCAAGTTTCTGTTTCATCCCGCCCGACAATGCTCCCGCCCGGCGTTTCTTAAAAGGTTCAATCTGTTGGTAAATATCCTTGATAAGCGGGTAGTTCTCCTCCAGGGTGGTATTGAAAACGGTGGCAAAAAACTTGAGGTTTTCTTCCACGCTCAAATCCGGATAAAGCGAAAACCTCCCCGGCATATATCCGATTATGCAACGAATTTTCCGGAAATCTTTGACTAAGTCCCATCCATTTATTCCGGCAGATCCGCTATCAGGCAACAACAATGAGGCTAGAATGCGAAAAAGGGTGGTTTTCCCCGAACCGTCGGGCCCGATCACACCAAAGATTTCTCCGTCGTTTACCGAAAAGGAAAGGTCGTTTAACGCGGTTACCTTCCCGTACGTTTTATGCAAATTTGTTGCCGTAATCATGGCCTTCCCTCCAGGTTCCGGAATTTAACTTCTCCGTACATGCCAATTTTAAGAAAACCGTCGTTCTTTACAGCAATTTTTATCGCATACACCAGGTTTGCCCGTTCATTTTTGGTTTGAATCGTTTTGGGCGTGAATTCCGATTTTCCGGATATCCACGACACGGTACCGGGGTATGATTTCATGTCACCCTCTCCGGCATCCACACGTACGGTCACGGAATCGTTAAGTTTTATGCCAGATAGCTGATCGCTGGTGATGTAGGCACGTAGGTACATATTGTCGATGTCGGCGATTTTGAAAAGCGGTGATCCCGTACCGGCAA
This portion of the Petrimonas sulfuriphila genome encodes:
- a CDS encoding ABC transporter permease is translated as MKQFFSFVHKEFYHILRDGRTMLILLGMPVVQILLFGFAINMEVQHIRTVVFDPAQDAATRDITERLMANPYFHMQGYVYSPDEINKLLQRGETDVAIVYEQNFNENLVHSKKAQLQIIADASNPNTGTIVAGYVTAIVGEYQQEMLRLNSIPYRIEVENKLLYNPEMKSAYTFVPGIMGLVLMIICAIMTSISIVREKERGTMEVLLASPLKPGTVLISKTVPYLALSFINLITILLLSYFVLDVPIQGNLALLIAVSVLFIFLALSLGLLISTLVQTQVTAVLISGIGLMMPTLILSGMIFPIDNMPEPLQWASSVVPARWYIAAVKKVMIEGLGFTHVAKEVGILAGMVVFLIGASIAKIKNRL
- a CDS encoding ABC transporter ATP-binding protein, with protein sequence MESDIVINVSGLTKKFGNFTAVDRISFDVRKGEVFGFLGANGAGKTTAMQMLCGISKPTSGKGTVAGYDILKENEKIKRSIGYMSQRFSLYEDLKVWENIRLFGGIYGLTDKEIKEKTDELLHRLRFESERNTLVKSLPLGWKQKLAFSVAVFHTPQIVFLDEPTGGVDPAMRRQFWEMIYEASDRGITVFVTTHYMDEAEYCHRVSIMVDGRIETLDSPGNLKEIHQAESMDEVFRKLARKATRMDNG
- a CDS encoding ABC transporter ATP-binding protein — protein: MITATNLHKTYGKVTALNDLSFSVNDGEIFGVIGPDGSGKTTLFRILASLLLPDSGSAGINGWDLVKDFRKIRCIIGYMPGRFSLYPDLSVEENLKFFATVFNTTLEENYPLIKDIYQQIEPFKKRRAGALSGGMKQKLALSCALIHKPGVLILDEPTTGVDPVSRKEFWDMLERLKSEGITVLVSTAYMDEASLCDRIALMREGSFIATDTPQNIINRYTETLWTVQTENLSASLHDLRAHPKVKTCFAFGNEHHVTVQPDLPVAGLQYYLKEKGYSKVQINVTTPTVEDCFMALTSET